TAGCGCACCATCGAACTGCCAGCTATTTTTTTCTTAAGGCCCATAGGCTTAACAACGATCCCTACATCTTTTTTAGAGTCGGTTCAGGGTAGCAAGCCCCCGTGGGATTTACAAACACAAAAAGCCGCATCCCCACCAAGGGAAGCGGCTTTTTGTAAAACGCCTAAAAGAAGCGTGTTTTAATCAGCCCTGGCGAGCCTTAAAACGCGGGTTCTTTTTGTTGATGACGTAAACACGGCCACGGCGGCGCACAACACGGCAGCCTTTTTCACGCAGCTTAGCTGACTTCAAAGAGTTGCGAACTTTCATAATCTCGTATCCTCAAACGCTTTTGCCCATCTCCTTGATGAGCGGAGCCGGGAACATACGGAGATCACCCCGTTGAGTCAACAACGTAATCCCCAATTTCTCAAAAATGGTGGGTCGTACAAGATTTGAACTTGTGACCTCTGCCATGTCAAGACAGCGCTCTAACCAACTGAGCTAACGACCCATATTCACTACCATGATCAAAACCGCACAAATCCGCGCTTTCCTTCTTGGTGGGGCGCTTTATAGCCATGACTCCTTATAGGTGCAAGAAAAAATTACAAAAAAGTGGCATAGCCCTTGATTTGTCGCCTTTTGCCCTTCCTTGAAAAGGCAAATGAAATCGCTTTTTGATCAAACCTAGCAGAATCGTCCAACCTTTTTAGCTAGGGTCCGGCTCTAAAATCATAATTGTGAGTTACTTAACAGAACTTCATCCCAATATTTGTCTATATAGCGATATGTTTGGTATGGAGTGAATATAATGAAAATCTTTGCGACCTTGGCAGCAACAGCCCTTTTCCTGACGGCCTGCGGGGGGTCTGATGAAACAGAAAACTCAAAAGCCGAGCTGGTTCGCCCAGCCAAAATCGCCATTGCCCAAAATCAGGCCGCACTCCATGAAAAAGTTTTCCCCGGCGTAACAGAAGCCACCCGACGTTCCACGCTGGCCTTTCGTGTTAATGGTCAGGTGGTGGAACTTCCTGTGCGGGCAGG
This sequence is a window from Terasakiella sp. SH-1. Protein-coding genes within it:
- the ykgO gene encoding type B 50S ribosomal protein L36, with the translated sequence MKVRNSLKSAKLREKGCRVVRRRGRVYVINKKNPRFKARQG